Part of the Solwaraspora sp. WMMA2065 genome is shown below.
GGGGCCAGGGCGTTGACTCGGATTCCTGTGGCTGCTAGTTCCAGTGCCCAGCATCGGGTGAGCTGTTCCAGGGCGGCCTTGGAGGCGGCGTAGTGGGCGATGCCGGGTGCCGGGCGGTGCCCGTACGTGCTGGAAAGGTTGATGATCGACCCCTGGGTCTGCTGCAGGTAGGGCAGGGCCGCGCGAGCGAGCAGGCTGGGCGCGGTGACGTGAAGATCAAATAGGTTGGCGATGCCGTGCGTAGTTGCGTCGGCCAGCGGCATGATCGTCGTGGCACCGGCGTTGTTGACCAGTACGTCGACCCGATCCCATCGGTCAACGGCGGCGTCGATGACTGCCTGGGGTGCGTGTGCGGCGCGGATATCGGCGGGGAGCACGGCGATGCGTGGGTGCTGCTGCGCGGTGGTGTTCAGCGCGTCTTGACGGCGCCCGACGCCGAGGACGTGCGCGCCGGCCTCGGCGAATGCGATCGCGGTCGCGCGACCGATTCCTGATCCCGCTCCGGTAACGATGGCAACACGGTCCGCAAACTTTCCGCTGACATTGGATTCCATCAGCACACACCCTTCATTCGATGTTCGTAGAACGTCGAACAAGCTACCATGTCGTGGTGAAGGAAGCGCGGCACCCGGATCCCGGGGAGATGGTTCTCACTGAGGTGATGGCGGCACTGAGTGACCCGATCCGGGTTGGGCTGGTCCGGTTGCTATCCGACGGCCAGGAACGCGGCTGGGGAGCGCTGCGAGTCCCGGTCTCCAAGTCGACGTTGAGCCACCACCTACGGGTGCTGCGGGACGCAGGGCTTACCCGTACCCGGCAGGAAGGCACTCGGTGTTACGTCGTCCTGCGCAGCGAGGACCTGCACACCCGCTTCCCCGGCCTCCTGGACGCCGTACTAGCCGCTGCGGACAGTGAGGACGTAGGCAGCCAGGTAGGTCTAGCGACCGACGGCAGCCGAGTAAGGCAACCGCGCAGGTAGACCCTGACCAGGGCTCGGCGCGAAGCGCAGGCCACGTCGATGAGTGTCGCGTTGGACACGCTACGCAGCCTCCGCGCAGGATGATTCAGCGCTAATGCGCGTAGTTGCGATCCCCGCCGGACCCGGAGGTCCGGCGCAGCGGGTGGCGTACCGCTGCTGTTCGGCCGCGACGCGGGGTTGCGATCCTCGCCGGACCCGGAGGTCCGGCGCAGCGACATCCGTGCTCGACGGGATTCAGGCGATCGCGCCCGTTGCGATCCTCGCCGGACCCGGAGGTCCGGCGCAGCTTGGAGTAGTGCACCGATCCGCCGCCCGGAGCGGTGTTGCGATCCTCGCCGGACCCGGAGGTCCGGCGCAGCCCGCCCGCGTCCAGCTGGCGGAGGCGTATGCCGGCGTTGCGATCCTCGCCGGACCCGGAGGTCCGGCGCAGCACCCACTGACTGGATCATGCTAGGTGCTGGTTGCATGTGTTGCGATCCCCGCCGGACCCGGAGGTCCGGCGCAGCTCATCGGACCGGAGACATGGACGCATCTGATTACCCGGTTGCGATCCTCGCCGGACCCGGAGGTCCGGCGCAGCGCCGGCCACCCCGTACGGGGAGTCGCGCCGGCTGGCGTTGCGATCCTCGCCGGACCCGGAGGTCCGGCGCAGCGACCACGGTCGCGGCGACGCACCCCCACCGAGGGCCGGTTGCGATCCTCGCCGGACCCGGAGGTCCGGCGCAGCATCCAAATCGTCCGATCCATTCTGTGCGACTTGGAGACGGTTGCGATCCTCGCCGGACCCGGAGGTCCGGCGCAGCCAGGGAGGAGGGCATGTCCGGCGGCGATGACTGCCCCGTTGCGATCCTCGCCGGACCCGGAGGTCCGGCGCAGCTCGCTCGATCCCGACTCGGATGGCGTGCTCTCGATCGTCGTTGCGATCCTCGCCGGACCCGGAGGTCCGGCGCAGCGGTCTCTGAAGCCCTAAAGGCCCCCCATCGCACCATGGTTGCGATCCTCGCCGGACCCGGAGGTCCGGCGCAGCACGCCGCTGGCCTTCATCGCCTGCTGGGCGGCGCCGACGTTGCGATCCTCGCCGGACCCGGAGGTCCGGCGCAGCCGGGATGGGCTCTCGCCCTCGTGCCACAGCCGCAGGTTGCGATCCTCGCCGGACCCGGAGGTCCGGCGCAGCGCTGAGCCGGCCGGCCTCCGTGTCGGTGGCGGTGGTGTTGCGATCCTCGCCGGACCCGGAGGTCCGGCGCAGCTCAGGTGGTTCTCTAGCTTCGGCCACGCCTTGGCTAGGTTGCGATCCTCGCCGGACCCGGAGGTCCGGCGCAGCAACCACACCCGCCAACATGAGCTCCGCCGCCTGACGGTTGCGATCCTCGCCGGACCCGGAGGTCCGGCGCAGCGATGGCGAGCACGTTGACCTTCGCGCTTCGGCCCATGTTGCGATCCTCGCCGGACCCGGAGGTCCGGCGCAGCAGGCGGTGACCACGTCGTCCAGGTCGTACGTGGAGATGTTGCGATCCTCGCCGGACCCGGAGGTCCGGCGCAGCCAGGATCAGCACCACGGCCAGCAGCACCAGCACGATGTTGCGATCCTCGCCGGACCCGGAGGTCCGGCGCAGCCTGGTGTTCGAGGTCGACGCCGGCCATGGGCTGACGTCGTTGCGATCCTCGCCGGACCCGGAGGTCCGGCGCAGCGGCCTCGGCAACGGCGGCAAGTCGTACGACTACGCGGTTGCGATCCTCGCCGGACCCGGAGGTCCGGCGCAGCAGCCACGTCGGCCCGTTCGTGGTGTGCGACCCGGACCGGTTGCGATCCTCGCCGGACCCGGAGGTCCGGCGCAGCAGCAGCCGGACCTGGCTGCCCTTGACGGCGTTCGCGCCGTTGCGATCCTCGCCGGACCCGGAGGTCCGGCGCAGCGCTACGCTGTGCCGTAGCACCCGGGGCCCCTTGGGTGGTTGCGATCCTCGCCGGACCCGGAGGTCCGGCGCAGCACCAACGCGATCGGCAGTCCTACGACCAGCAGCAACACGTTGCGATCCTCGCCGGACCCGGAGGTCCGGCGCAGCAGTTGCCGGTGGAAGACCGGGCCGCCGACGTGTGGGTTGCGATCCTCGCCGGACCCGGAGGTCCGGCGCAGCGGCTCGCG
Proteins encoded:
- a CDS encoding SDR family oxidoreductase; translated protein: MESNVSGKFADRVAIVTGAGSGIGRATAIAFAEAGAHVLGVGRRQDALNTTAQQHPRIAVLPADIRAAHAPQAVIDAAVDRWDRVDVLVNNAGATTIMPLADATTHGIANLFDLHVTAPSLLARAALPYLQQTQGSIINLSSTYGHRPAPGIAHYAASKAALEQLTRCWALELAATGIRVNALAPGPTESEALTAAGLPEPVLNQIKQDEAGRIPLGRRGEPDEVATWVLRLADPVATWLTGQILTIDGGLELT
- a CDS encoding metalloregulator ArsR/SmtB family transcription factor, giving the protein MFVERRTSYHVVVKEARHPDPGEMVLTEVMAALSDPIRVGLVRLLSDGQERGWGALRVPVSKSTLSHHLRVLRDAGLTRTRQEGTRCYVVLRSEDLHTRFPGLLDAVLAAADSEDVGSQVGLATDGSRVRQPRR